One genomic window of Mercenaria mercenaria strain notata chromosome 2, MADL_Memer_1, whole genome shotgun sequence includes the following:
- the LOC123564817 gene encoding uncharacterized protein F23F12.3-like, whose product MTIEVYPTVVRTISFGSLSVMARIGAMIGPQLVYMNMYVAGILYYVCGAVAVLCITGCLGLPETMNSILNDKITEENENLSSEVNHKNVAV is encoded by the exons ATGACAATTGAGGTTTATCCGACGGTTGTCAG gACAATCAGTTTTGGCAGTTTAAGTGTGATGGCGAGAATCGGTGCAATGATCGGGCCTCAGTTAGTCTATATG AATATGTACGTAGCTGGGATACTGTATTATGTTTGTGGTGCTGTGGCTGTACTGTGTATAACTGGATGCCTAGGACTGCCAGAAACCATGAATTCAAttctaaatgataaaataacagagGAAAACGAAAACCTTTCTTCTGaggttaaccataaaaatgtTGCTGTGTAA
- the LOC123564815 gene encoding organic cation transporter protein-like isoform X1 — translation MESKTSPDQIIHELGGCGRYQIRMNVIVHLIKTIVCWSASSMVIISATPNWWCEDDVVLNELNMTACSSIENGSEVIMCPLKSCFAVNDTKCSDFAFASGMNTIVSEFELVCGKAYIPSTVMSLQVAGQLVGNIIAGQIADLIGRKYPLFASIAIILVFNLIGYFATNWIIFSIARFFIGFGSGFFLSTQYSLLSEFSLAKWRVWIIGFPSWPIEACLFALCAWLVPDWRYIHLIIAIMCVPCLLAWCVIPESFRWFIAHDKPDKAEEIIKQVAAYNKRELTDIAHHLEKPKDTKDRKYTFVDLLKSRKLIIITLLSALNWTGLGLVSYGIGFGVQALSGNLYFNFFLFSLVGIPSKAIALWLQNRFGRRGTIIMCYFCVAIGGFVVGIVQTIDAPNKDALTNAFALVANIGVSTAWGPVQTMTIEVYPTVVRTIGFGSLSVMARVGAMIGPQLVYLNMYVAGLLYYVCGAVAVLCIIGSLGLPETMNSNLNDKITEENKNLTSEVNHKNVVV, via the exons ATGGAGAGTAAAACAAGTCCAGACCAAATTATACATGAACTTGGAGGCTGTGGACGCTACCAGATCCGCATGAATGTTATTGTCCACCTGATCAAAACAATTGTCTGTTGGAGTGCAAGTTCCATGGTCATTATATCAGCAACGCCTAACTGGTGGTGTGAAGATGACGTTGTTTTGAACGAATTAAATATGACAGCATGCAGTTCTATAGAAAACGGAAGTGAGGTCATAATGTGTCCATTGAAGTCATGTTTTGCAGTTAACGATACcaaatgttcagattttgctttCGCTTCTGGAATGAACACGATCGTCAGTGAG tttgaaCTGGTTTGTGGTAAGGCTTATATTCCCAGTACAGTGATGTCTCTACAGGTAGCTGGACAACTCGTTGGAAATATTATAGCGGGACAAATTGCGGACTTAATAGGTCGAAAATATCCTTTATTCGCATCAATTGCGATTATCCTAGTCTTTAATCTGATTGGTTACTTTGCCACTAACTGGATAATATTTAGCATTGCAAGGTTTTTCATTGGCTTTGGGTCAGGCTTTTTCCTGTCAACGCAGTACAGCCTCCTATCGGAATTTTCCCTGGCGAAGTGGCGAGTATGGATAATAGGGTTTCCGTCGTGGCCTATTGAAGCGTGTCTTTTTGCCCTGTGTGCATGGCTTGTTCCAGACTGGAGATATATACACCTGATTATTGCCATAATGTGTGTGCCGTGTCTTTTAGCTTGGTG TGTGATTCCGGAAAGCTTCCGTTGGTTTATTGCTCATGACAAACCAGACAAAGCTGAAGAGATCATTAAACAAGTAGCAGCATATAACAAACGTGAGCTAACTGATATTGCACACCATCTGGAAAAGCCGAAAGACACAAAGgatagaaaatatacatttgttgACTTGCTCAAATCACGGAAGTTGATTATAATCACTCTGCTGTCCGCGTTAAACTG GACAGGTCtaggccttgtgtcatatggcatTGGTTTTGGTGTGCAAGCACTGTCTGGAAACCTTTATTTTAACTTCTTTCTCTTTTCTCTAGTCGGCATTCCGTCGAAAGCAATCGCTCTTTGGCTACAAAATAG GTTTGGTCGGAGAGGCACAATAATTATGTGTTACTTTTGTGTAGCTATTGGTGGATTTGTTGTCGGTATAGTACAAACAATTG ACGCACCAAACAAGGATGCATTAACCAATGCGTTTGCCCTTGTGGCAAATATTGGTGTAAGTACAGCTTGGGGACCAGTACAGACGATGACAATTGAGGTTTATCCGACTGTTGTCAG GACAATCGGTTTTGGCAGTTTAAGTGTAATGGCGAGAGTCGGTGCAATGATCGGACCTCAGTTAGTCTATTTG AATATGTACGTTGCTGGGCTGCTATATTATGTGTGTGGTGCTGTGGCTGTGCTGTGTATAATTGGAAGCCTAGGACTGCCAGAAACCATGAATTCAAatctaaatgataaaataacagaagaaaacaaaaatcttacTTCTGaggttaaccataaaaatgtTGTTGTGTAA
- the LOC123564815 gene encoding organic cation/carnitine transporter 2-like isoform X2, translating into MESKTSPDQIIHELGGCGRYQIRMNVIVHLIKTIVCWSASSMVIISATPNWWCEDDVVLNELNMTACSSIENGSEVIMCPLKSCFAVNDTKCSDFAFASGMNTIVSEFELVCGKAYIPSTVMSLQVAGQLVGNIIAGQIADLIGRKYPLFASIAIILVFNLIGYFATNWIIFSIARFFIGFGSGFFLSTQYSLLSEFSLAKWRVWIIGFPSWPIEACLFALCAWLVPDWRYIHLIIAIMCVPCLLAWCVIPESFRWFIAHDKPDKAEEIIKQVAAYNKRELTDIAHHLEKPKDTKDRKYTFVDLLKSRKLIIITLLSALNWTGLGLVSYGIGFGVQALSGNLYFNFFLFSLVGIPSKAIALWLQNSYFYTDAPNKDALTNAFALVANIGVSTAWGPVQTMTIEVYPTVVRTIGFGSLSVMARVGAMIGPQLVYLNMYVAGLLYYVCGAVAVLCIIGSLGLPETMNSNLNDKITEENKNLTSEVNHKNVVV; encoded by the exons ATGGAGAGTAAAACAAGTCCAGACCAAATTATACATGAACTTGGAGGCTGTGGACGCTACCAGATCCGCATGAATGTTATTGTCCACCTGATCAAAACAATTGTCTGTTGGAGTGCAAGTTCCATGGTCATTATATCAGCAACGCCTAACTGGTGGTGTGAAGATGACGTTGTTTTGAACGAATTAAATATGACAGCATGCAGTTCTATAGAAAACGGAAGTGAGGTCATAATGTGTCCATTGAAGTCATGTTTTGCAGTTAACGATACcaaatgttcagattttgctttCGCTTCTGGAATGAACACGATCGTCAGTGAG tttgaaCTGGTTTGTGGTAAGGCTTATATTCCCAGTACAGTGATGTCTCTACAGGTAGCTGGACAACTCGTTGGAAATATTATAGCGGGACAAATTGCGGACTTAATAGGTCGAAAATATCCTTTATTCGCATCAATTGCGATTATCCTAGTCTTTAATCTGATTGGTTACTTTGCCACTAACTGGATAATATTTAGCATTGCAAGGTTTTTCATTGGCTTTGGGTCAGGCTTTTTCCTGTCAACGCAGTACAGCCTCCTATCGGAATTTTCCCTGGCGAAGTGGCGAGTATGGATAATAGGGTTTCCGTCGTGGCCTATTGAAGCGTGTCTTTTTGCCCTGTGTGCATGGCTTGTTCCAGACTGGAGATATATACACCTGATTATTGCCATAATGTGTGTGCCGTGTCTTTTAGCTTGGTG TGTGATTCCGGAAAGCTTCCGTTGGTTTATTGCTCATGACAAACCAGACAAAGCTGAAGAGATCATTAAACAAGTAGCAGCATATAACAAACGTGAGCTAACTGATATTGCACACCATCTGGAAAAGCCGAAAGACACAAAGgatagaaaatatacatttgttgACTTGCTCAAATCACGGAAGTTGATTATAATCACTCTGCTGTCCGCGTTAAACTG GACAGGTCtaggccttgtgtcatatggcatTGGTTTTGGTGTGCAAGCACTGTCTGGAAACCTTTATTTTAACTTCTTTCTCTTTTCTCTAGTCGGCATTCCGTCGAAAGCAATCGCTCTTTGGCTACAAAATAG CTATTTTTACACAGACGCACCAAACAAGGATGCATTAACCAATGCGTTTGCCCTTGTGGCAAATATTGGTGTAAGTACAGCTTGGGGACCAGTACAGACGATGACAATTGAGGTTTATCCGACTGTTGTCAG GACAATCGGTTTTGGCAGTTTAAGTGTAATGGCGAGAGTCGGTGCAATGATCGGACCTCAGTTAGTCTATTTG AATATGTACGTTGCTGGGCTGCTATATTATGTGTGTGGTGCTGTGGCTGTGCTGTGTATAATTGGAAGCCTAGGACTGCCAGAAACCATGAATTCAAatctaaatgataaaataacagaagaaaacaaaaatcttacTTCTGaggttaaccataaaaatgtTGTTGTGTAA